The Zygosaccharomyces rouxii strain CBS732 chromosome G complete sequence genome contains a region encoding:
- the LSM5 gene encoding RNA-binding protein LSM5 (highly similar to uniprot|Q74ZR8 Ashbya gossypii AGR130W AGR130Wp and similar to YER146W uniprot|P40089 Saccharomyces cerevisiae YER146W LSM5 Component of small nuclear ribonucleoprotein complexes involved in RNA processing splicing and decay), which translates to MSTLEILPLEIIDKTVGQPVWIVLQSNREFTGTLIGFDDFVNVIVEDAKEVTVGADLQDIPVMQHKGRMLLSGNSIAMLVPGNKRP; encoded by the coding sequence ATGAGCACTCTAGAGATTCTACCACTCGAAATTATTGACAAGACTGTAGGACAACCCGTATGGATTGTTCTTCAGTCCAACCGTGAGTTTACGGGGACCCTAATCGGATTTGACGATTTTGTTAATGTTATTGTCGAAGATGCAAAAGAAGTTACAGTCGGTGCTGATCTTCAAGATATACCCGTTATGCAACACAAGGGGCGTATGCTTCTAAGTGGTAACAGTATTGCAATGCTTGTTCCTGGTAATAAAAGACCATAA
- the IPT1 gene encoding inositolphosphotransferase (similar to uniprot|P38954 Saccharomyces cerevisiae YDR072C IPT1 Inositolphosphotransferase 1 involved in synthesis of mannose-(inositol-P)2-ceramide (M(IP)2C) which is the most abundant sphingolipid in cells mutation confers resistance to the antifungals syringomycin E and DmAMP1 in some growth media), with protein sequence MSARFLRGCYNVVFGCVIKRLYRGGLNQRNLLTLPLNFFTNFSIIFIWLMIFKNAGLIPIDIRPKIHSKAAFYLDNYMFGDFWGEMYAQFGKTSYFPWTIFTSVVFTSIFLLLIPLAIWYYIYYVKKLDYNLMEWNDHIFHFSNKSNPKRVRTLCIPFLLPFFALVFLNIMHIFAKQTEENFANWKDFVAWVSYVILHLTAPILTAVYLYVFHPPGVVKCFALSLGIQNLMGVTTHLLLPMAPPWFIHMYGITDTEHVNYTQEGYAAGLVRVDKQLGTHLNTSGFHMSPIVFGAVPSLHSAMAFQCFLFLITRSATYKGRMRNGISPSRKEAAPIFISESSEETEIGSSPELPLGLAGDDELELRILGPEGSTNSSCEELEATADRCDAPGTLALYYVHDAEFCTRWYFGIFNRAILPRLLGISFLLWQWWSTMYLDHHYRFDLFVGVLYALFVHILINHYVLQPKVLQPWLAVRLQQIPDTRNEGRTMGMRVFEDTKLEWFFDPLA encoded by the coding sequence ATGAGTGCGAGGTTTTTGAGAGGTTGCTACAATGTTGTATTTGGATGTGTGATTAAGAGATTATATCGTGGAGGTTTAAATCAAAGGAACCTGTTGACGCTTCCgctcaatttctttaccaatTTCTCGATTATATTCATATGGTTAATGATCTTTAAAAATGCAGGACTGATTCCGATAGATATTAGGCCTAAAATTCATAGTAAAGCAGCATTTTACCTGGACAATTACATGTTTGGGGATTTTTGGGGGGAAATGTATGCTCAATTTGGGAAAACCAGCTATTTTCCTTGGACAATTTTCACATCTGTGGTGTTCACATCgatttttttgttgttgattcCATTAGCGATTTGGTATTATATTTACtatgtgaaaaaattagatTACAATTTAATGGAATGGAACGATCACATCTTCCATTTTAGCAATAAATCGAATCCTAAGCGTGTAAGGACCCTGTGCATTCCATTTCTATTACCATTTTTTGCACTTGTGTTTCTAAACATTATGCACATTTTCGCTAAACAAACTGAAGAGAATTTTGCAAACTGGAAAGATTTTGTTGCATGGGTCTCGTACGTCATTTTACATCTAACTGCCCCCATTTTAACTGCGGTTTATCTGTACGTTTTCCATCCACCTGGTGTTGTAAAATGTTTCGCACTATCTTTGggaattcaaaatttaatgGGGGTTACAACACATCTTTTGTTACCAATGGCACCACCTTGGTTCATTCACATGTATGGTATTACGGACACTGAACATGTTAATTATACTCAGGAAGGTTATGCAGCTGGTCTTGTCCGTGTGGATAAACAATTGGGGACACATTTAAATACATCTGGTTTCCACATGTCCCCTATTGTATTTGGTGCGGTACCATCGTTACATTCAGCAATGGCGTTCCAATgctttttatttttaataACAAGATCTGCCACTTACAAGGGTCGTATGCGTAATGGAATTTCACCATCGAGGAAAGAAGCCGCACCTATTTTTATATCTGAGTCTTCGGAGGAGACTGAAATTGGAAGTAGTCCTGAATTACCTTTGGGATTGGCAGgcgatgatgaattggaattaaGAATTCTAGGACCTGAAGGTAGTACTAACTCATCTTGTGAAGAGTTAGAAGCGACAGCAGATCGTTGTGACGCTCCTGGTACTTTGGCCCTTTACTATGTGCATGACGCAGAGTTCTGTACTCGTTGGTACTTCGGTATCTTTAACAGAGCAATATTACCTCGTTTATTAGGAATCTCATTTTTATTATGGCAGTGGTGGTCAACCATGTATTTGGATCATCATTACAGATTTGACCTTTTCGTTGGTGTGCTATATGCGTTATTCGTGCACATTTTAATCAATCATTACGTGCTACAACCAAAAGTCCTTCAACCGTGGTTAGCAGTACGTCTACAACAGATACCCGATACGAGAAATGAAGGCCGCACTATGGGTATGCGTGTGTTCGAAGATACCAAATTAGAATGGTTTTTCGATCCACTGGCGTGA
- the SNF11 gene encoding Snf11p (similar to gnl|GLV|CAGL0G05329g Candida glabrata CAGL0G05329g and some similarites with YDR073W uniprot|P38956 Saccharomyces cerevisiae YDR073W SNF11 component of SWI/SNF global transcription activator complex) codes for MVSESEQIQYKVQLLLHINSILLARVIQMTNNSSGGNSSGTMPEQVQSLASQYLKRVHANLQCISQINQGARGAKPLILEPPQLLVQLPGQDILAKLYLLMSRVFEIW; via the coding sequence ATGGTGAGTGAAAGTGAGCAGATCCAATACAAGGTACAGCTGTTGCTACATATCAACAGCATCCTTTTGGCAAGAGTTATACAGATGACGAATAATTCAAGTGGTGGTAATAGTTCAGGAACAATGCCCGAGCAAGTGCAGTCTCTGGCGTCAcaatatttgaaaagggtTCATGCCAATTTGCAATGTATATCGCAGATAAACCAAGGTGCGAGGGGTGCGAAACCCTTGATATTGGAACCTCCGCAGTTGCTAGTGCAACTGCCAGGTCAGGACATCTTGGCCAAGTTGTACCTTTTGATGAGCCGAGTGTTTGAAATCTGGtaa
- the TPS2 gene encoding trehalose-phosphatase TPS2 (uniprot|Q9P4D3 Zygosaccharomyces rouxii TPS2 Trehalose-6- phosphate phosphatase and similar to YDR074W uniprot|P31688 Saccharomyces cerevisiae YDR074W TPS2 Trehalose-6- phosphate phosphatase), which produces MVDSGHRRQRIINCVAQLPYKIQLGETNDEWNIVPATGSSSLYSSIEYLNSEEKSKDYEQHVLGWTGEIGRESIPSRIFSSRNRDMNEDGEKGGADLHTKEERERDEDPLYLTNGQIDGITKDLRRHGKTDDHYNVDNVHPVWLLRRDQKRWRGFAENVLWPTFHYILKFSSDSGEKENLSWYDYVRFNEAYAMKIGEIYEKGDIIWIHDYYLLLLPQLLRMKFNDKDLTIAYFHHSPWPSNEYFRVLPRRKEILDGLMGADRVCFQNEGFARHFVSSCKRLLDSTSRKSKNKLGMEQYQISAYGGDIVVDSLPIGVNRVKLLEESFTKDIDQKVLAIKDAFQGKKIIIGRDRLDSVRGVVQKLRAFETFLSMYPEWRDQVVLIQVSVPSMKGGTNQIIRLEQQVNELVTSINMQYGSLNFSPVHHYYMRIPKDAYLSLLRAADLCVIASVRDGTNTTALEYVTVKSHMSSYNCYGNPLILSEFSGTSTSLKDAMIINPWDSVAVAKSINKALTLPREEKKALEDKVWPEVPIIQDWTDQFLSTLNDIVDEAHNTTDRKMTPALNRPALLANYRQSKRRLFLFDYDGTLTPIVQDPAAAIPSARLISILQKLASDPCNQIWIISGRDQKFLNKWLGGRLPQLGLSAEHGCFYKDVDDENWINLTEKFDMSWQEKVGSTMEEFTRRTPGSFIERKKVALTWHYRRADPELGEFYASELKKELDKICADYDLDVMEGKANIEVRPKFVNKGEIVKRLVWHHHGRRQDMLNTSKEKLTIGEMPDFTFCLGDDFTDEDMFNQLNDIEAVWRKQYSDQVNQWGGFGMYPCTVGSASKKTVAKAHLTDPQQVLDTLGLLVGDVSLFQSAGTVDLDSRGHVKHSDSSIRSEQAGARYAMKRQQSYKN; this is translated from the coding sequence ATGGTTGATTCTGGTCATAGGAGGCAAAGAATTATTAATTGTGTTGCTCAGTTGCCTTACAAAATTCAACTGGGAGAGACCAATGACGAATGGAATATAGTTCCCGCCACCGGTAGCAGTTCACTTTACTCTTCGATCGAGTATTTAAATAGTGAGGAGAAGTCCAAGGATTATGAACAGCATGTTTTGGGATGGACCGGTGAGATTGGACGTGAAAGTATCCCATCTCGAATCTTTAGCTCAAGGAATAGGGATAtgaatgaagatggtgaaaaagGGGGAGCCGATTTGCATACCAAGGAAGAGCGCGAGAGGGATGAGGATCCGTTATATTTGACTAATGGACAAATTGATGGGATCACTAAAGATCTTAGAAGACATGGTAAGACTGATGACCATTACAATGTGGATAATGTTCACCCCGTGTGGTTATTACGTAGAGATCAAAAGCGTTGGAGAGGATTTGCAGAAAATGTACTGTGGCCAACATTTCAttacattttgaaattttcctctgatagtggtgaaaaggaaaatctATCATGGTATGATTACGTTAGATTTAATGAAGCATATGCGATgaaaattggtgaaatatATGAGAAGGGTGATATTATATGGATTCATGACTATTATTTACTCCTTTTGCCACAACTGCTAAGGATGAAATTTAATGATAAAGATTTAACCATTGCTTATTTCCATCATTCACCATGGCCAAGTAATGAGTACTTTAGAGTTTTACCACGTaggaaagaaattttggacGGCCTCATGGGTGCTGATCGTGTTTGTTTCCAAAATGAAGGTTTCGCTCGTCATTTTGTCTCGTCTTGTAAAAGATTATTGGATTCTACGAGTAGGAAATCGAAAAATAAATTAGGGATGGAACAGTACCAAATAAGTGCATATGGTGGTGACATAGTTGTTGATTCATTGCCAATTGGTGTTAATCGTGTTAAGTTGTTGGAGGAATCCTTTACCAAGGATATCGATCAAAAGGTTTTAGCCATTAAAGATGCATTTCAAGGtaaaaaaatcattataGGTAGGGATAGATTGGATTCTGTTCGTGGtgttgttcaaaaattgagagCGTTTGAAACTTTCCTTTCCATGTATCCAGAATGGAGAGATCAAGTAGTTTTGATTCAGGTTAGTGTTCCCAGTATGAAAGGTGGGACTAATCAAATTATAAGATTGGAACAACAAGTGAACGAATTAGTTACCTCCATCAATATGCAATACGGAagcttgaatttttcaccagtaCATCATTACTACATGAGAATTCCCAAAGATGCGTATCTTTCATTGTTGAGGGCTGCAGATCTTTGTGTTATCGCAAGCGTTAGAGACGGTACCAATACTACAGCACTTGAATACGTGACGGTGAAATCACATATGTCTAGTTACAACTGTTACGGAAATCCCTTGATCTTAAGTGAATTTTCAGGGACTAGTACAAGTCTTAAGGATGCTATGATCATTAACCCTTGGGATTCCGTAGCAGTTGCTAAAAGTATTAATAAGGCTTTAACTCTACCAAGGGAGGAGAAAAAAGCACTCGAAGATAAAGTTTGGCCTGAAGTTCCTATTATCCAAGATTGGACCGATCAATTTTTATCCACGTTAAATGATATCGTTGATGAAGCACATAATACAACCGATAGAAAAATGACACCGGCTTTAAACAGACCAGCTCTTTTGGCAAATTACAGGCAATCAAAGCGTCGTCTATTCTTATTCGATTATGATGGAACTTTAACTCCCATTGTACAAGACCCAGCTGCTGCAATTCCATCGGCTCGTTTGATTTCGATCTTGCAAAAACTTGCATCAGATCCTTGTAATCaaatttggatcatttCGGGTAGAGATCAAAAGTTTTTAAATAAATGGCTTGGTGGTAGATTACCCCAGTTGGGACTTAGCGCTGAACATGGATGCTTTTACAAAGATGTGGATGACGAGAACTGGATCAACTTAAcagaaaaatttgatatgTCATGGCAAGAAAAAGTCGGTAGTACTATGGAGGAATTTACAAGGAGAACACCAGGTTCATTTATCGAGAGGAAAAAAGTTGCATTGACTTGGCATTACAGAAGAGCAGATCCTGAATTAGGTGAATTCTATGCAtctgaattgaaaaaggaattagatAAAATATGCGCAGATTACGATTTAGATGTTATGGAAGGTAAAGCTAACATTGAAGTTCGTCCTAAATTTGTTAataaaggtgaaattgTAAAGAGATTAGTTTGGCACCATCATGGTAGACGTCAAGACATGTTAAACACAagtaaagaaaaattaacCATTGGGGAAATGCCTGATTTTACCTTCTGTTTGGGTGACGATTTtacagatgaagatatgTTTAACCAACTGAATGATATTGAAGCAGTTTGGAGAAAGCAATACAGTGATCAAGTTAACCAATGGGGTGGATTTGGGATGTATCCTTGTACTGTGGGATCTGCATCCAAGAAAACTGTGGCTAAGGCACATTTAACAGATCCACAGCAAGTGCTTGACACCTTGGGTCTGCTAGTAGGTGATGTCTCATTGTTCCAAAGTGCAGGTACGGTCGACTTAGACTCTCGTGGTCATGTCAAACATAGTGACAGCAGTATAAGATCTGAGCAGGCTGGGGCCCGGTATGCTATGAAGAGGCAGCAGTCGTACAAGAATTGA
- the SCC4 gene encoding cohesin-loading factor complex subunit SCC4 (similar to uniprot|P40090 Saccharomyces cerevisiae YER147C SCC4) has product MSLSRLPVDVVYHLSHEYRQQAYLHAHTVRDERLLKQYYTLISMAIKCLEYAKAQYALSMDQDYQITMELVEILVKETHNLDLAEQYLSSLKERLKNHQVAASTETLFRQRMHCEFLSLYEMPLRRDSKFHFKIASRNCDALLQYFQNVGAEYQAWKQVFEYVNVCLNAKLGKRSRARADFIKLDNQNMPGQWGAFITLSHASFLLSRRYTISPEIRQKLNCIDVSVVGPHLFSWKMVLELYIQVFEDKNITNNLNQFKQFFAEYKGFLLDNDGVCDVNIDEKVRLRLTLLCVFQYRDLKNVLLLLQSVSFLVNCHDKKANFSTKFLPKVQSTTVKLIESNKKNGGKSLSSYDEDRNLYEHILSCVDFYQKWENFLLSSEVKPLNQATGDTIGLLYSPLLEAMKLQVAGNNESVGNYEKITDSKQVNEVRIIAMVNSFVIRASRMSKNIQREENMARCNSLWAEMDHILRESDLWKNQMWGCTMTILWLLSHLEPFTSSPMPSTDEEKSRFLTLLRNYYMVNKVIKEDSQEMNVDGGNLKIKKSVLLQILLNYLGGRLLEQDLAVICQVSGLCFKLSRQQNSLYLQYVIGIWHLLNSTVAMNSKEVTIMRSKLEAIVKDLVK; this is encoded by the coding sequence ATGAGTTTATCTCGGCTGCCTGTTGATGTGGTATACCACCTATCTCATGAGTATCGACAACAGGCGTATCTGCATGCCCATACTGTGAGAGATGAGCGCCTTTTAAAGCAGTACTATACGCTGATATCGATGGCTATCAAATGTTTGGAGTACGCTAAGGCCCAGTATGCATTGTCAATGGATCAGGATTATCAGATTACTATGGAATTGGTTGAGATACTGGTAAAAGAGACACATAATTTGGATTTAGCAGAGCAATACCTGTCAAGTCTCAAggaaagattgaaaaatcatcaagTGGCGGCTTCTACAGAGACTCTATTTAGGCAAAGGATGCACTGtgaatttttatcactGTACGAAATGCCCCTGAGAagagattccaaatttcatttcaagaTCGCCTCCAGAAACTGCGATGCATTGTTACAGTATTTCCAGAACGTGGGTGCCGAGTACCAAGCTTGGAAGCAAGTGTTTGAGTACGTTAACGTATGTTTGAATGCGAAATTAGGTAAAAGATCAAGGGCTAGGGCTGATTTCATCAAGTTGGACAATCAAAATATGCCCGGACAGTGGGGGGCCTTTATCACATTGAGTCATGCTAGCTTTTTGCTAAGTCGTAGGTATACGATTTCACCAGAGATCCGTCAGAAATTAAATTGCATTGATGTTAGCGTTGTGGGACCCCATTTGTTTAGTTGGAAGATGGTATTAGAACTTTACATTCAGgtttttgaagataaaaaCATTACCAATAATTTAAATCagttcaaacaatttttcgCAGAATATAAAGGGTTTTTGTTGGATAATGATGGAGTTTGTGATGTGAACATTGACGAAAAAGTAAGACTTCGGTTGACCCTTCTGTGTGTTTTTCAATATAGGGATTTGAAAAACGTCCTATtacttttacaaagtgTTAGTTTCTTGGTTAACTGCCATGATAAGAAGGCGAATTTCtctaccaaatttttaccTAAAGTTCAATCTACCACAGTCAAATTAATTGAATCCAATAAgaaaaatggtggtaaatctCTAAGCTCCTACGATGAAGATAGAAATCTTTATGAGCACATTTTGTCATGTGtagatttttatcaaaaatggGAAAACTTCCTACTATCTTCAGAAGTAAAACCTTTGAATCAGGCAACTGGAGACACGATAGGATTACTATATTCACCATTGTTGGAGGCGATGAAACTGCAAGTGGCTGGCAATAATGAATCTGTGGGTAATTATGAAAAGATAACAGATTCTAAGCAGGTTAACGAAGTAAGAATTATAGCTATGGTGAATTCTTTCGTTATAAGAGCTTCAAGAATGAGTAAAAATATTCAAAGAGAGGAGAATATGGCACGTTGTAATTCACTATGGGCCGAAATGGATCATATTCTAAGAGAATCAGACCTTTGGAAAAACCAGATGTGGGGATGTACTATGACTATACTATGGTTGCTATCTCACTTAGAGCCCTTTACATCTAGTCCCATGCCATCCActgatgaggaaaaatcCAGATTTTTGACGCTATTGAGAAATTACTACATGGTTAACAAGGTCATTAAGGAAGATAGTCAAGAGATGAATgttgatggtggtaatttgaaaataaagaaaagtgTCTTGCtacaaattcttttgaactATTTGGGCGGCAGATTGTTGGAACAAGATTTAGCTGTTATCTGTCAAGTGTCTGGATTATGCTTTAAACTGTCAAGACAACAAAACTCTCTTTATTTACAATACGTCATAGGTATTTGGCACCTGCTTAATAGCACAGTAGCCATGAATAGTAAAGAAGTGACAATAATGAGATCTAAATTGGAAGCTATAGTTAAAGATTTAGTCAAGTAA
- the SPT15 gene encoding TATA-binding protein (highly similar to uniprot|P13393 Saccharomyces cerevisiae YER148W SPT15 TATA-binding protein general transcription factor that interacts with other factors to form the preinitiation complex at promoters essential for viability), which produces MADEGRLKEFQEANKIVFDPNTRQVWEGQDQSGGVVKQQDMEENAVKAQPDEDEDGSSTSGIVPTLQNIVATVNLGCRLDLKTVALHARNAEYNPKRFAAVIMRIREPKTTALIFASGKMVVTGAKSEDDSKLASRKYARIIQKIGFAAKFTDFKIQNIVGSCDVKFPIRLEGLAFSHGTFSSYEPELFPGLIYRMVKPKIVLLIFVSGKIVLTGAKQREEIYQAFEAIYPVLSEFRKM; this is translated from the coding sequence ATGGCTGACGAGGGACGTTTAAAAGAGTTTCAAGAGGCTAATAAAATAGTATTCGATCCTAATACGAGGCAAGTATGGGAAGGACAGGACCAGAGTGGAGGCGTCGTGAAGCAACAAGATATGGAGGAGAATGCCGTAAAAGCACAACCTGATGAGGACGAAGATGGATCATCAACGTCCGGTATAGTACCAACGTTGCAGAATATAGTGGCGACTGTTAATCTGGGGTGTCGTCTAGATTTGAAGACTGTGGCACTACATGCGCGTAACGCTGAATACAATCCTAAACGTTTTGCAGCTGTTATTATGCGTATTAGAGAGCCTAAGACTACTGCATTGATTTTTGCCTCTGGTAAAATGGTTGTAACGGGTGCCAAGagtgaagatgattctAAATTAGCGAGTCGGAAATACGCAAgaattattcaaaagattggaTTTGCTGCAAAATTTACAGATTTTAAGATTCAGAATATTGTCGGTTCTTGTGATGTCAAATTTCCTATTCGTTTAGAAGGTCTAGCGTTTAGTCACGGTACTTTCTCGTCTTATGAACCTGAACTTTTCCCCGGGTTGATTTATAGAATGGTTAAACCCAAAATTGTTTTACTGATATTTGTATCTGGTAAGATTGTTCTTACAGGTGCTAAGcaaagagaagaaatttatcagGCCTTTGAAGCCATATACCCTGTGTTGAGTGAATTCAGGAAAATGTAG
- the PEA2 gene encoding Pea2p (weakly similar to uniprot|Q70DD8 Saccharomyces cerevisiae YER149C PEA2 Coiled-coil polarisome protein required for polarized morphogenesis cell fusion and low affinity Ca2 influx forms polarisome complex with Bni1p Bud6p and Spa2p localizes to sites of polarized growth), whose amino-acid sequence MVADLSLMQCANPLLFSEGNYEEYPFEYQDLKRYLSTNDDGENTPCRNVKPFTHINYLDMLLYPNDGNFDLNRKLVCEYALFQVQRSERLNELPQLDNFYQLENLKQLEPFTAKWYQFIIVLLESINATNIESLLLKGPHPLKMLEQMSGTDLQTRTPTDSSTAGTLQELTSYVVSRAVQRNIELKPLHLDDQVEFLKTAFDTILDNGAPTRSMSHDDDKQNLQTAVNDLQLANTFLTKQFQNDHADYVQNIEKLQRTNKELQQKVLDYHSELVKSEQKLQEKEKLVKEMEDATSSNKSSNFNYASPVMTNEMWFPSSPASTNSNNSVSSASQSIGVMRTEFKKLLTETQRKHDRELQSERESRLKLEKELQQLRQSKGY is encoded by the coding sequence ATGGTTGCTGATTTATCACTTATGCAATGTGCTAACCCTCTATTATTCTCAGAGGGAAATTATGAAGAGTATCCGTTTGAATATCAAGATCTAAAGAGGTACTTGAGCactaatgatgatggtgaaaacACGCCTTGTAGAAACGTCAAACCATTCACACATATCAATTATTTAGATATGTTACTGTATCCGAATGACGGTAATTTTGACTTAAATCGTAAATTAGTTTGTGAATATGCCCTTTTCCAAGTTCAAAGATCTGAAAGATTGAATGAATTACCACAGTTGGATAATTTTTATCAGCTGGAAAACTTAAAGCAGTTGGAACCATTTACAGCCAAATGGTATCAATTCATTATTGTGCTACTGGAATCAATCAATGCTACAAATATTGAATCATTGCTCCTTAAGGGTCCACATCCGTTAAAGATGTTAGAGCAGATGAGCGGGACTGATCTGCAAACGCGTACACCAACAGATTCATCAACTGCTGGAACATTACAAGAGTTGACTTCATACGTCGTTTCCAGAGCGGTACAGAGAAATATTGAGTTAAAGCCATTGCATTTGGATGATCAGGTAGAATTCTTGAAAACAGCATTTGATACAATATTGGATAATGGGGCCCCGACTCGTAGCATGAGccatgatgatgataaacAAAATTTACAAACTGCTGTTAATGATTTACAGCTGGCCAATACTTTCTTAACGAAACAATTTCAGAATGACCATGCAGATTATGTgcaaaatattgaaaaattacaaaggaCTAATAAAGAACTACAGCAAAAAGTACTTGATTATCATTCCgaattggtgaaatctGAACAGAAATTGCaggagaaggaaaaacttgtgaaagaaatggaagatGCTACTTCAAGCAATAAGTCGTCTAATTTTAACTACGCATCTCCTGTAATGACGAATGAAATGTGGTTCCCAAGTAGTCCGGCATCGACaaacagtaataatagCGTTTCAAGCGCTTCACAATCCATCGGTGTAATGAGAACggaatttaaaaaattgttaacaGAAACTCAGAGAAAGCACGACCGTGAATTACAATCAGAGCGTGAATCTAGGTTAAAGCTAGAAAAGGAACTACAACAACTAAGGCAATCAAAAGGCTACTAA
- the PPH3 gene encoding phosphoprotein phosphatase PP4 catalytic subunit PPH3 (highly similar to uniprot|P32345 Saccharomyces cerevisiae YDR075W PPH3 Catalytic subunit of protein phosphatase involved in activation of Gln3p which is a transcription factor with a role in nitrogen utilization), whose amino-acid sequence MFDLDRIISLLRQGRHIAEETVYTLCLLSQELLMNESNVTHVNTPVTICGDIHGQLHDLLTLFEKSGGIEKSRYIFLGDFVDRGFYSLESFLLLLCYKLRYPDRITLIRGNHETRQITKVYGFYDEIMRKYGNSNVWRYCCEVFDYLSLGAIVNQSVFCVHGGLSPDVMTIDEIRSVDRKQEVPHEGAMCDLLWSDPDDVDTWSLSPRGAGFLFGGQQVQEFLSRNGVDLIARAHQLVMEGYKEMFDNGLVTVWSAPNYCYRCGNVAAVLRIDDDLSRSYTIFEAVQPQNDVGNTILPTRKPQMDYFL is encoded by the coding sequence atgtttGATTTAGATCGTATCATATCATTACTCCGGCAGGGACGCCATATCGCGGAAGAAACGGTTTATACCCTTTGTCTGCTGTCACAAGAACTACTAATGAATGAGTCTAATGTAACTCACGTAAATACTCCAGTAACGATATGTGGGGATATCCATGGTCAACTACATGACTTATTGACTCTCTTCGAAAAAAGTGGAggtattgaaaagagtCGATACATCTTTTTAGGTGATTTTGTCGATAGAGGATTCTATTCATTAGAGTCATTCTTACTACTACTGTGCTATAAGCTGAGATACCCTGACCGTATAACTTTAATCAGAGGTAACCACGAAACCAGACAAATTACCAAAGTATATGGATTCTATGATGAAATTATGAGAAAATATGGTAATAGTAACGTTTGGAGGTACTGCTGTGAAGTATTTGACTATCTGTCATTAGGTGCTATCGTAAATCAAAGCGTATTCTGTGTTCATGGGGGTCTTTCGCCCGATGTGATGACAatcgatgaaattagaagtGTCGATAGAAAGCAAGAAGTTCCACATGAAGGTGCTATGTGTGATTTATTATGGAGTGATCCCGATGATGTCGATACATGGTCACTATCACCAAGAGGAGCAGGTTTCCTATTTGGTGGTCAACAAGTTCAAGAGTTTCTGTCGAGAAATGGTGTCGATCTTATTGCAAGAGCTCATCAATTAGTTATGGAAGGCTACAAAGAGATGTTCGACAACGGCCTTGTAACCGTTTGGTCAGCTCCCAACTACTGCTATAGGTGCGGTAATGTAGCTGCAGTCCTTAGAATCGATGATGATCTGTCCAGATCTTACACCATATTTGAAGCTGTTCAACCTCAAAACGATGTGGGTAATACGATACTGCCGACAAGGAAACCACAGATGGATTATTTCTTGTAA